CATGGACAGCAGCCTGCACCTGCTCGGGGGTCTTCAGGCCCGGAATGACCGAGGTCACCCCTTCGTGGCTGATACAGAAGCGGAGGGCGAGTTCGGTCATGTTCGCTGCGAGGCCGTCATCGATCAGGGACTGGAAAGTCGCGGCCCGGTGGAGATAGCGACTCACTTCCGCGCTACTCCGCCGCGCCCGGTGATCCAGCCGTCCGAACGCGTGTCCAGTCTGGTACTTGCCGGTCAGGAAGCCGTAGGCGAGCGGCACCCGGGCGATGATGCCGACTCCGTGGCTTCGGGCCTGCGTGAGAATACCCAGGGCCTGGGGACGCTGGTCGATGAGGTTGTAGATGATCTGGATGGCTCCATAGCCTGGAGTCTGCAACACCGCGAAGGCATCTTCCGCCCGACTCACGGACACCGCCGGCACCCGGATTTTCCCTTCGTGTTGCAGATCGATGAGCGTCTGCAGCACTTCGGGATTCCGAATCACCGACGGGGGTGGGTTGTGCAGCTGATAGACATCGATGTAGTGCGTCTGTAGCCGGGCCAGCGACTTGTGGCAGCAGGAGCGGATGTACTCCGGGTCGAATGTCGGCCGGCCGGTGCCGTCATAGAAGTTAAAGCCGACCTTCGAGGCGATCGTGATGGCTTCCCGGAATCGCCCAAGGGTCTGCCCAATCAGGAGTTCGGAGTGGCCATTCCCATAGACATCAGCGGTGTCGAAGAAGCTGATACCCCGCTCGAAAGCATCGCGCAAGGCGGCCCGGGAGACCTCGTCGTCCGTGGGACCGTAGGCGGTCCCGCCGATGCCCCAGGCACCAAAGCCGAGATTGGAAAGCTCCGTCGCGGAGTAGCCGAGGTTGTTCAGGTGCAGCATAGGGGCATTGTAGTCCCCCGTTCACACTCAATCAGGCGACGCGTCGCACATTGCCCCGCGTTTCTACTTGCCGCTGCTCCAGACAAACTGGCCATTGAGGTAGAGCCCCGCGAACGTAAAGACCGTGTTGGGGATCCAGGCGAGAACAATCGGCGGGATCGTGCCGGTAACAGCCGCATTCACCGCGATGGTAGTGAGCAGGTAGTAGACAAAGACGAGGATCATGGAGAGTCCAAACCCGACGCTGCTGGTGGAGCGCAGGGGGTTCATCCCCAGGGGAGCTGCCAGGAGCACGAAGATCATGCAGGAAAAGGGGGTCGCGATTTTCAGCTGGTATTTCGTCCGATTTTTCAGCATCGCATTGCGCTGACGCTGCACGTCATCCGCCAGCGCCTGGCGTACGGTCTCTTCCGCTGATGGATCCGCCTGGAGTCGAACCAGTTCGGTCTCGGCGGTCTCCAGTTCCTGCGCCTTCTGCTGAAGGAAGACGCCAAGCTCCGCCAGCGACATTTCTTCTGGATTCCGGCTGGCGCGCAGGATTTCTCCGGGGGTCTTGTTCAGGTCGATCTGGAGCTCGCCGGATTCGACGGTGTAGGGCGCCACCGGCTCCGGCGCATCAGGTGCCCAGCGGAGATACCGCACTTCACGGAGAGTCCAGAACTCCTCCCCCCACTCCGCTTTCCGCGCAAAGTAGATGAGAATCTCGTCGGGGCTGAACTCGATGAGCTTGAAGTCGTTGAAGGCATTGCCGACACTCGTGTTCGCCCCGAGGAGATACCCCTTCCCCTGCTCCTTGTCGAAGAAGTAGTAAGAAATTTCCTTATTGGAAAGGGTGAGTCCCATCTTCAGAGCCGCGTCTTTGATGAGCTGCTGCGCCTGGAGGGTAAGTTGTGGCGCCACCCGCTCATTGAAGCCGAAGGCCAGACAGGCGATGCAGTAGCCGGCGAACAGGACCGGGGCGGCGATCCGCAGGAAGTTCACGCCTCCTGCTCGCATCGCCGTGATTTCTCCCGACGACGACAGGCGTCCGAAAGCGAGCAGTGCCCCCAGCAACACCGCCATCGGCAGCGTGTACGCCACCACCTGGGCCAGCCCGAGGAGGAACCCGCGGATCACGATGTCGAGGGGAATCCCCCGGGAGGCATAGTCCACCGCCTCCTTCAACACAGTGAAGGACGCGATCAGAACTGAGAAGGTGAGGATGCCGATGCCAAAGAGGGGCAGGAACTCCCGGAGGAGCAACCGGTCCAGCATCCGCAGGGGGCTCCAGGTCACCGGAGCATGATACGGGGTTTCCGTCGGGTCGCCTGCAGACTAACTGACCGGCACCTGCGGATAGTGGCACGCCTTGTACTTCTTGCCGGACCCACACCAGCAGGGGTCATTGCGACCGGGGGCGTTGGAGGCCCGATGGGTCTCCCGGACCTCCGGTGATTCTTCCGCGTCATCGGCAGCATCATCGGCAGCGACTGGCTGTGTGGGAGTTGGCGCGGACTTCGCCTGCGCCCGGGCGCGATATGACGCTCCACCAGTGAAGACCTGCTGCCGGACCGGGCTCGCACCGTTGCCGCTCTTGCCGGCCACCGCGCCTGCGCCGGTCGGCCCTCCATCGACCGGACCGCTGACTGTCCGCACCTTGTAGCTCGACTGCTGATGCTCGAGGTCCGGGACGCCGGCCTCTGCGGCAATGGGTGCACTCAAGCGCTGCTGGCGCAGTGCCTGAGGCTGCTGCGGCAACTGGAAGTGTGTGGCGAAGATGGACCGGAGGATGTCCGCGCGCATGGAGTCGCGCATCACCTGGAACTGGACATAGGACTCCCGGGTGTACTCCACCAGGGGATCGCGCTGGCCGTAGCCCTGCAGGCCGATGCCATCCCGGAGGGAGTCCAGCGCATACAAGTGGCGGATCCAGTGCCGGTCGATCATCCGGAGGGTCCAATACCGCTCGATCTGTCGCATGAGATTTTGCGGATGCTCCGGTCCCATGAGGGCGGCGGCTTCTTCGTCGGAGAGCCCTTCGGCTTCTGCCCGGACTGTGGCCGCTTCCAGGATTTGTGCTTCCTTCGCAGCATAGGCTTCTTTGGCCAGCTGGAGCAGACGGGCTTTGACCTGTGCTCGCTTGGGGAATTCCAGGTCCTTCGCAGTCAGTTCCTGCGGGATGGGCAGGACCGCCTTCACCGACTCCAGGAGCGTCTCCAGTTCCCATTCGACCGGCTTGGTGCCCTCAATGGCATACCGGTCCATCCGGGCGTCGATGATGAGCTCGAGCATGTCCTCAATCATGTCGGTGATGACATCGCCCCGGAGAATGCGGTCGCGCTCGTTGTAGATAACGTTGCGCTGCTTCTCCATGATGTCGTCGTACTTGAGGACGTGCTTGCGAATCTCGAAGTTGTGGGCCTCGACCTTTTTTTGCGCGTTCTCGATAGCTTTGGTGAGCATGGAGTGCTCGAGGGGGGCTTCATCGCTCATGCCCATGCTGGTCATGAGGCTCTTGACGCGCTCGGATCCGAAGATGCGCATCAGATCATCTTCCAGGCTGATGAAGAAGCGACTCTCTCCCGGATCGCCCTGTCGTCCGGAACGACCCCGCAACTGGTTGTCGATGCGCCGGGACTCGTGGCGCTCGGAGCCGAGAATCACCAGTCCCCCCAGGGCCTTCACTTCAGGCGTGAGTTTGATGTCGGTCCCGCGGCCCGCCATGTTGGTCGCAACCGTCACCGCGCCCTTTTCACCGGCGTGCTGGATGATCTCGGCTTCCCGCTCGTGGTGCTTGGCGTTCAGCACGTTGTGCGGGACATTCTTTTTGCTCAGCAGTTCTGCGATGAGTTCTGATACCGCCACAGAAACTGTTCCGATCAGGACCGGCTGGCCACGCTTGTGACATTCGGCGGTCTCTTCCACGATGGCGCGGTACTTCCCCATCTGGGTGGCGTACACGAGGTCCGGATGATCCTTGCGGGTCACCGGCACGTTGGTCGGGATTTCCACCACCGAGAGGCCGTAGATCTGAACAAACTCTTCCTCTTCAGTTTTGGCGGTCCCGGTCATCCCGGCGAGCTTCTGATAGAGGCGGTAGTAGTTCTGGATCGTGATGGTGGCGAGGGTCTGGTTTTCGTTCTTGACCCGGACTTTTTCCTTGGCCTCAATCGCCTGATGGAGTCCATCGGAGTACCGTCGGCCGAACATTTTGCGCCCGGTGAACTCGTCGACGATGATGACTTCATCGCCTTCCACCACATACTCCCGGTCCCGCAGGAAGAGGACATGCGACCGGAGCGCCTGATTGACGTGGTGTAACAGGATGGAGTTCTCGGGGTCGTACATGTGCGGCGAAACCAGGAGTCCCCGGTTCCGGAGGATGACCTCG
The bacterium genome window above contains:
- the secA1 gene encoding Protein translocase subunit SecA 1; amino-acid sequence: MKELFAKIFRDPKRELVKFRALVDAINAKEKDYKPLSDSALLERAGNWRQAFADLKASPDYTPQKLQDKMDELLPDVFAAVRTAAERTLGERHYDVQLIGGIVLHQGRIAEMKTGEGKTLVATLPVALNALTGNGVHVVTVNDYLARRDSEWMGVVYDKLGLTVGALQNMQFGQIRRDLYLKDICYGTNSEFGFDYLRDNMVISARERVQRERWFAIVDEVDSILVDEARTPLIISGAGEHSNALYEQINEIIPGLAEGVHYEKDEKEKHVMLTEEGVEKVEVILRNRGLLVSPHMYDPENSILLHHVNQALRSHVLFLRDREYVVEGDEVIIVDEFTGRKMFGRRYSDGLHQAIEAKEKVRVKNENQTLATITIQNYYRLYQKLAGMTGTAKTEEEEFVQIYGLSVVEIPTNVPVTRKDHPDLVYATQMGKYRAIVEETAECHKRGQPVLIGTVSVAVSELIAELLSKKNVPHNVLNAKHHEREAEIIQHAGEKGAVTVATNMAGRGTDIKLTPEVKALGGLVILGSERHESRRIDNQLRGRSGRQGDPGESRFFISLEDDLMRIFGSERVKSLMTSMGMSDEAPLEHSMLTKAIENAQKKVEAHNFEIRKHVLKYDDIMEKQRNVIYNERDRILRGDVITDMIEDMLELIIDARMDRYAIEGTKPVEWELETLLESVKAVLPIPQELTAKDLEFPKRAQVKARLLQLAKEAYAAKEAQILEAATVRAEAEGLSDEEAAALMGPEHPQNLMRQIERYWTLRMIDRHWIRHLYALDSLRDGIGLQGYGQRDPLVEYTRESYVQFQVMRDSMRADILRSIFATHFQLPQQPQALRQQRLSAPIAAEAGVPDLEHQQSSYKVRTVSGPVDGGPTGAGAVAGKSGNGASPVRQQVFTGGASYRARAQAKSAPTPTQPVAADDAADDAEESPEVRETHRASNAPGRNDPCWCGSGKKYKACHYPQVPVS
- the yhdN gene encoding Aldo-keto reductase YhdN, with protein sequence MLHLNNLGYSATELSNLGFGAWGIGGTAYGPTDDEVSRAALRDAFERGISFFDTADVYGNGHSELLIGQTLGRFREAITIASKVGFNFYDGTGRPTFDPEYIRSCCHKSLARLQTHYIDVYQLHNPPPSVIRNPEVLQTLIDLQHEGKIRVPAVSVSRAEDAFAVLQTPGYGAIQIIYNLIDQRPQALGILTQARSHGVGIIARVPLAYGFLTGKYQTGHAFGRLDHRARRSSAEVSRYLHRAATFQSLIDDGLAANMTELALRFCISHEGVTSVIPGLKTPEQVQAAVHAISRGPLPGEALVRIHSAGLAWAHEDTHLSLA